The following are from one region of the Oncorhynchus tshawytscha isolate Ot180627B linkage group LG24, Otsh_v2.0, whole genome shotgun sequence genome:
- the LOC121840674 gene encoding putative uncharacterized protein YKL202W produces MSSLLLPDLSSMLLPDLSSLLLTDLSSMLLPDLSSMLLPDLSSLLLTDLSSMLLPDLSSILATDLSSLLLPDLSSMLLPDLSSLLLTDLSSMLLPDLSSLLLTDLSSMLLPDLSSMLLPDLSSLLLPDLSSLLLPDLSSILSPDLSSLLLPDLSSMLLPDLSSMLLPDLSSMLLPDLSSMLLPDLSSMLLPDLSSMLLPDLSSILSPDLSSLLLPDMSPLTCPP; encoded by the exons ATGTCCTCCCTGTTACTCCCTGACCTGTCCTCCATGTTACTCCCTGACCTGTCCTCCCTGTTACTCACTGACCTGTCCTCCATGTTACTCCCTGACCTGTCCTCCATGTTACTCCCTGACCTGTCCTCCCTGTTACTCACTGACCTGTCCTCCATGTTACTCCCTGACCTGTCCTCCATATTAGCCACTGACCTGTCCTCCCTGTTACTCCCTGACCTGTCCTCCATGTTACTCCCTGACCTGTCCTCCCTGTTACTCACTGACCTGTCCTCCATGTTACTCCCTGACCTGTCCTCCCTGTTACTCACTGACCTGTCCTCCATGTTACTCCCTGACCTGTCCTCCATGTTACTCCCTGACCTGTCCTCCCTGTTACTCCCTGACCTGTCCTCCCTGTTACTCCCTGACCTGTCCTCCATATTATCCCCTGACCTGTCCTCCCTGTTACTCCCTGACCTGTCCTCCATGTTACTCCCTGACCTGTCCTCCATGTTACTCCCTGACCTGTCCTCCATGTTACTCCCTGACCTGTCCTCCATGTTACTCCCTGACCTGTCCTCCAT GTTACTCCCTGACCTGTCCTCCATGTTACTCCCTGACCTGTCCTCCATATTATCCCCTGACCTGTCCTCTCTGTTACTCCCTGACATGTCCCCCCTGACCTGTCCTCCCTGA